The following are from one region of the Patagioenas fasciata isolate bPatFas1 chromosome 14, bPatFas1.hap1, whole genome shotgun sequence genome:
- the PPP2CA gene encoding serine/threonine-protein phosphatase 2A catalytic subunit alpha isoform: MEEKVFTKELDQWVEQLNECKQLSEGQVKSLCEKAKEILTKESNVQEVRCPVTVCGDVHGQFHDLMELFRIGGKSPDTNYLFMGDYVDRGYYSVETVTLLVALKVRYRERITILRGNHESRQITQVYGFYDECLRKYGNANVWKYFTDLFDYLPLTALVDGQIFCLHGGLSPSIDTLDHIRALDRLQEVPHEGPMCDLLWSDPDDRGGWGISPRGAGYTFGQDISETFNHANGLTLVSRAHQLVMEGYNWCHDRNVVTIFSAPNYCYRCGNQAAIMELDDTLKYSFLQFDPAPRRGEPHVTRRTPDYFL; encoded by the exons ATGGAGGAGAAGGTGTTCACCAAGGAGCTCGACCAGTGGGTGGAGCAGCTCAACGAGTGCAAGCAGCTCTCCGAGGGGCAGGTGAAGAGCCTCTGCGAGAAG gCTAAAGAAATTTTGACAAAAGAATCTAATGTACAAGAAGTGCGATGTCCCGTCACAGTCTGTGGAGATGTCCATGGACAATTTCACGACCTCATGGAACTTTTCAGAATTGGAGGCAAATCACCAGATACAAACTATTTGTTTATGGGGGACTATGTTGACAGAGGCTATTATTCAGTGGAAACAGTCACATTGCTTGTAGCTCTAAAG GTCCGTTACCGTGAACGTATCACAATTCTTCGAGGGAACCATGAAAGCAGGCAAATCACACAAGTATATGGTTTCTATGATGAATGTTTAAGAAAATACGGAAATGCAAATGTTTGGAAATACTTTACAGACCTTTTTGATTACCTTCCTCTAACTGCCTTGGTGGATGGCCAG ATTTTCTGTCTACATGGTGGCCTCTCCCCATCGATAGATACACTGGATCACATCAGAGCACTTGATCGCTTGCAGGAAGTTCCCCATGAG GGTCCAATGTGTGACTTGCTATGGTCAGATCCAGATGATCGTGGTGGCTGGGGAATTTCTCCTCGAGGTGCAGGTTATACATTCGGACAGGATATTTCAGAAACCTTTAACCATGCTAATGGCCTTACGTTGGTTTCAAGAGCTCATCAGTTGGTAATGGAG gGGTACAACTGGTGCCATGATCGGAATGTAGTAACAATTTTCAGTGCTCCAAACTATTGCTACCGTTGTGGCAACCAGGCTGCAATTATGGAACTTGATGATACTCTAAAATACTCCTT TTTGCAGTTTGATCCAGCACCGCGTAGAGGTGAACCGCATGTTACTCGTCGCACCCCAGACTACTTCCTGTAA
- the SKP1 gene encoding S-phase kinase-associated protein 1, with translation MPSIKLQSSDGEIFEVDVEIAKQSVTIKTMLEDLGMDDEGDDDPVPLPNVNAAILKKVIQWCTHHKDDPPPPEDDENKEKRTDDIPVWDQEFLKVDQGTLFELILAANYLDIKGLLDVTCKTVANMIKGKTPEEIRKTFNIKNDFTEEEEAQVRKENQWCEEK, from the exons ATGCCTTCAATTAAACTGCAGAGCTCAGATGGTGAAATCTTTGAAGTTGATGTTGAAATTGCGAAACAGTCTGTCACTATAAAGACCATGCTGGAAG ATTTGGGAATGGATGATGAAGGTGATGATGACCCAGTCCCTCTTCCAAATGTGAATGCAGCCATTTTAAAAAAG GTGATTCAGTGGTGCACCCATCACAAGGATGATCCACCTCCTCCTGAGGATGatgagaacaaagaaaaaagaacagatgACATCCCTGTGTGGGATCAAGAATTTCTGAAAGTAGACCAAGGAACACTCTTTGAACTTATCTTG GCTGCAAATTACTTGGACATCAAAGGTTTGCTTGATGTCACGTGCAAGACAGTGGCAAACATGATCAAGGGAAAAACTCCAGAAGAAATTCGCAAGACATTCAATATTAAGAATGACTTCACTGAGGAGGAAGAAGCACAG gtacgcAAAGAGAACCAGTGGTGTGAAGAGAAGTGA